The sequence TTCGGTTTTAGTGAAGCCCTGGCCGCGTCCCTCACCCTTCGCCGGGCCGCCACTGCCCTGCAGGTTCACCGAAACACTGCGCTGCGCTGGCGACACCGATTCCTGCGAGGCCTCAAGGCAGAGCGAGCCGCTACGCTGCGGGGCATCACCGAGGCCGACGAGACCTATTTCCTGGAGTCGTGCAAGGGTTGCCGCAAGCTGCAGCGTCCCGCGCGCCGGAGCGGCAGCAAGGCCCGCAGCGCCGGTCTGTCAAACGAACTGGTGTGCGTTTTGGTGGCTCGGGACCGTGCCGGACAGACGCTGGACTGGGTGATGGGACGCGGGCAGATGACAAAAGCCGCGCTGGCCGGCGCACTGCAGCCCGTGCTGGCCAAGGATGCGCTGCTGGTGAGCGATGGCAACCGGACCTACTGCGGCTTTGCGCAGGACGCGCACCTCGCGCACGAGGCGGTCAATCTGAACGCGGGCGTGCGCGTCAACGGCGCCATCCATGTCCAGAACGTCAACGCCTATCACGGCCGTCTCAAACAGTGGCTGCACCGCTTTCACGGCGTTGCCACGGGTTATCTGGACAACTACCTGGGCTGGTTTCGCGCCTTGGACAACCACCATGGCGACTCTGGGCAAGCTGTCTTGGCGATGGCCCTGGGGAGATTTCCACATTTAACAGTGACATAGCCACTGGGATAGGTTCTTAGTCCCCTCGAATACCGGGATAGCCTTGGAATTACGGCATAAACCAGTCCAAGTTTTTGTCCGCACCCCCAGTGGGGCAGTTTTCGGTCGACATCAACACTTCCCACTTCCCGGTAACGGCATCAAGTGCGAACATGGGCATGTTGGAGCGCTCACCCGAGCGCGTACGCAGCTACTTTCAGGATCAGCGGGTCAAGTATGCCGCTTAAAACTTGCATCGGGCCTGATCTATAGTAAAAATGCAAGAGAATTTTTGCAGGATTGTCCTGCAATGTGCAAACAAGGGTGCTATGATTTGCGGCTCTGCTCAGGACAAGGCGGCTTGGCTGAAAAGCAAGTCGGACGGCAGAGAAAGTCAAAAATAAATTTGACCCGGTCTTAAAATCCGGTATATAATTTGAGGCTCAGCTGATCACAGCAAGCGACGCAAGACAAGGTGGCAGACGCTGCCGGGGTTTTGTCAGGATCATTAAAAATTTACAGCCGATAAGTATGGGCGTTTGAAGGGCGAAAAGCCAGGTCACTTGTGACCAGGTCTTTTGGACCTTAAACGCTCATGGAGATAGAAAAAGTGGACTCATTTATGAGTTCTCTTCAATTCCGTTTTTATGAGTTTTCTTCGCGTGTCCGGCCAAGGCTGGATGCGTGGAGTTGAAAATTATTGCAGTGATTAAACTATAGAGTTTGATCCTGGCTCAGATTGAACGCTGGCGGCATGCCTTACACATGCAAGTCGAACGGTAACGGGTTAAGCCGACGAGTGGCGAACGGGTGAGTAATATATCGGAACGTGCCCAGTCGTGGGGGATAACGTAGAGAAATTTACGCTAATACCGCATACGATCTAAGGATGAAAGCGGGGGACCTTCGGGCCTCGCGCGATTGGAGCGGCTGATATCAGATTAGGTTGTTGGTGAGGTAAAAGCTCACCAAGCCGACGATCTGTAGCTGGTTTGAGAGAACGACCAGCCACACTGGGACTGAGACACGGCCCAGACTCCTACGGGAGGCAGCAGTGGGGAATTTTGGACAATGGGCGAAAGCCTGATCCAGCAATGCCGCGTGCAGGAAGAAGGCCTTCGGGTTGTAAACTGCTTTTGTACGGAACGAAAAGGCCAGCCCTAATACGGCAGGCCCATGACGGTACCGTAAGAATAAGCACCGGCTAACTACGTGCCAGCAGCCGCGGTAATACGTAGGGTGCGAGCGTTAATCGGAATTACTGGGCGTAAAGCGTGCGCAGGCGGTGATGTAAGACAGTTGTGAAATCCCCGGGCTCAACCTGGGAATTGCATCTGTGACTGCATCGCTAGAGTACGGTAGAGGGGGATGGAATTCCGCGTGTAGCAGTGAAATGCGTAGATATGCGGAGGAACACCGATGGCGAAGGCAATCCCCTGGACCTGTACTGACGCTCATGCACGAAAGCGTGGGGAGCAAACAGGATTAGATACCCTGGTAGTCCACGCCCTAAACGATGTCAACTGGTTGTTGGGTGCATTAGTACTCAGTAACGAAGCTAACGCGTGAAGTTGACCGCCTGGGGAGTACGGCCGCAAGGTTGAAACTCAAAGGAATTGACGGGGACCCGCACAAGCGGTGGATGATGTGGTTTAATTCGATGCAACGCGAAAAACCTTACCTACCTTTGACATGTACGGAACTCGCCAGAGATGGCTTGGTGCTCGAAAGAGAGCCGTAACACAGGTGCTGCATGGCTGTCGTCAGCTCGTGTCGTGAGATGTTGGGTTAAGTCCCGCAACGAGCGCAACCCTTGTCATTAGTTGCTACATTTAGTTGGGCACTCTAATGAGACTGCCGGTGACAAACCGGAGGAAGGTGGGGATGACGTCAAGTCCTCATGGCCCTTATAGGTAGGGCTACACACGTCATACAATGGATGGTACAAAGGGTCGCCAACCCGCGAGGGGGAGCCAATCCCATAAAGCCATTCGTAGTCCGGATCGCAGTCTGCAACTCGACTGCGTGAAGTCGGAATCGCTAGTAATCGTGGATCAGAATGTCACGGTGAATACGTTCCCGGGTCTTGTACACACCGCCCGTCACACCATGGGAGCGGGTTCTGCCAGAAGTAGTTAGCCTAACCTGCAAAGGAGGGCGATTACCACGGCAGGGTTCGTGACTGGGGTGAAGTCGTAACAAGGTAGCCGTATCGGAAGGTGCGGCTGGATCACCTCCTTTCTGGAAATGAAGCTTTTTTGCGCTTCTTACGCCCATTCTTATCGGCTGTTGTTTAAAACAACAGCATTGGTCATCAATCCAATTGGTGCTGCCTTGGGGATTCTTTATTGAGTTCATTAGGGTCTGTAGCTCAGCTGGTTAGAGCACCGTCTTGATAAGGCGGGGGTCGTTGGTTCGAGTCCAACCAGACCCACCAAATCAGGTTTGAAGCGGTTTTGAATCCTGGGGGATTAGCTCAGCTGGGAGAGCACCTGCTTTGCAAGCAGGGGGTCGTCGGTTCGATCCCGTCATCCTCCACCACTTATCCGTGCACATCATGAAAGTGGTTTGTACCTAATTTATTAATGCAAAGTATTCTCTTGGAGAGTGCTTTGTGTTGGTTGATTTATTAATTTATCTCAATTGATTATTGGCTGTTCTTTAAAAATTCATAGAGTTAAATCAGCGCTGCTGGCGGAAACTGTACATTCGTAAAGGTTTAGTGCAGACCGTGCCGCCAGTAGCAATTTAGAGAAATTTTTTGATTGCGTCAAAAGAAACTTTTAATTTCGAGTCAAATCGATAATTGGAAGATACGGCATAACGCGTCTGGTGAAAGACCAGACAATCATTCCTTGAAAATAACTGCGAGAAATCAAAGTTATAGGGTCAAGCGAATAAGAGCACATGGTGGATGCCTTGGCAATGATAGGCGACGAAAGACGTGATAGCCTGCGATAAGCTTCGGGGAGCTGGCAAATTAGCTTTGATCCGGAGATTTCTGAATGGGGAAACCCACCGAAAGGTATCGCATGCTGAATACATAGGCATGCGAGGCGAACCGGGTGAACTGAAACATCTCAGTAGCTCGAGGAAAAGACATCAACCGAGATTCCGAAAGTAGTGGCGAGCGAAATCGGAAAAGCCTGCAAGTGATAGCAGGACTCTTAGCAGAACAGTCTGGAAAGGCTGGCCATAGCGGGTGATAGCCCCGTATGCAAAAAGAGACCTGTGGTACTGAGCTTGCGAAAAGTAGGGCGGGACACGAGAAATCCTGTCTGAATATGGGGGGACCATCCTCCAAGGCTAAATACTCATCATTGACCGATAGTGAACTAGTACCGTGAGGGAAAGGCGAAAAGAACCCCGGGAGGGGAGTGAAATAGATCCTGAAACCGTGTGCTTACAAAAAGTAGGAGCCTCGAAAGGGGTGACTGCGTACCTTTTGTATAATGGGTCAGCGACTTACATTCAGTGGCAAGGTTAACCGAATAGGGAAGCCGTAGAGAAATCGAGTCCGAATAGGGCGTCTAGTCGCTGGGTGTAGACCCGAAACCAAGTGAGCTATCCATGGCCAGGATGAAGGTGCAGTAACATGCACTGGAGGTCCGAACCCACTAGTGTTGCAAAACTAGGGGATGAGCTGTGGATAGGGGTGAAAGGCTAAACAAACTTGGAAATAGCTGGTTCTCTCCGAAAACTATTTAGGTAGTGCCTCAAGTATTACCATCGGGGGTAGAGCACTGTTTTGGCTAGGGGGTCATGGCGACTTACCAAACCAAGGCAAACTCCGAATACCGATGAGTACAGCTTGGGAGACAGAGCACCGGGTGCTAACGTCCGGACTCAAGAGGGAAACAACCCAGACCGCCAGCTAAGGTCCCTAAAATTGGCTAAGTGGGAAACGAAGTGGGAAGGCTATAACAGTCAGGATGTTGGCTTAGAAGCAGCCATCATTTAAAGAAAGCGTAATAGCTCACTGATCGAGTCGTCCTGCGCGGAAGATGTAACGGGGCTAAGCCAGTTACCGAAGCTGCGGATGTGCAATTTATTGCACGTGGTAGGAGAGCGTTCTGTAAGCCTGTGAAGGTGGCGGTGTAAACCCTGCTGGAGGTATCAGAAGTGCGAATGCTGACATGAGTAGCGTTAAAGGGGGTGAAAAGCCCCCTCGCCGTAAGCGCAAGGTTTTCTACGCAACGTTCATCGGCGTAGAGTGAGTCGGCCCCTAAGGCGAGGCAGAGATGCGTAGCTGATGGGAAACAGGTCAATATTCCTGTACCGATGTGTAGTGCGATGTGGGGACGGAGAAGGTTAGCTCAGCCAACTGTTGGATATGTTGGTTCAAGCCTGTAGTCGTGCCTGGTAGGTAAATCCGCCGGGCTTAGATGAGGGGTGATAACGAGGCTGCTTGCAGCCGAAGTGAGTGATACCCTGCTTCCAGGAAAAGCCACTAAGCTTCAGCTACACACGACCGTACCGCAAACCGACACTGGTGCGCGAGATGAGTATTCTAAGGCGCTTGAGAGAACTCAGGAGAAGGAACTCGGCAAATTGACACCGTAACTTCGGAAGAAGGTGTGCCTTTAGTAGGTGAAGTCCCTCGCGGACAGAGCCCAATGAGGTTGCAAAAAATCGGTGGCTGCGACTGTTTATTAAAAACACAGCACTCTGCTAAGACGAAAGTCGACGTATAGGGTGTGACGCCTGCCCGGTGCTGGAAGATTAAATGATGGGGTGCAAGCTCTTGATTGAAGTCCCAGTAAACGGCGGCCGTAACTATAACGGTCCTAAGGTAGCGAAATTCCTTGTCGGGTAAGTTCCGACCTGCACGAATGGCGTAACGATGGCCACACTGTCTCCTCCTGAGACTCAGCGAAGTTGAAATGTTTGTGATGATGCAATCTCCCCGCGGAAAGACGGAAAGACCCCATGAACCTTTACTGTAGCTTTG comes from Polaromonas naphthalenivorans CJ2 and encodes:
- a CDS encoding IS1595-like element ISPna2 family transposase, with the translated sequence MNAQTFNALMNQQVPRLTLRQRELLKKRLDELDEQQKGLAVIESSSATEPRCCPHCQGTELYRHGHVSGLQRYRCRTCRRTFNALTGTALARLRKKGKWFGFSEALAASLTLRRAATALQVHRNTALRWRHRFLRGLKAERAATLRGITEADETYFLESCKGCRKLQRPARRSGSKARSAGLSNELVCVLVARDRAGQTLDWVMGRGQMTKAALAGALQPVLAKDALLVSDGNRTYCGFAQDAHLAHEAVNLNAGVRVNGAIHVQNVNAYHGRLKQWLHRFHGVATGYLDNYLGWFRALDNHHGDSGQAVLAMALGRFPHLTVT